The DNA window GGCCCACCCAGGAGCTGTGACTCCTCCCAGTCTCAGCAGTCAGGTGGATGCTGTGTAAACAGCACTGCACACTGACATGAACAGAGGAAGTGTTTGTATCTGTATCTGCTGAATACACTCAGTGATGGAGCCTCAGAGGTCACACAGGTCAGATCTACGGTCAACCTTTAGGGATCTCCTTACCTGGATCACTGAGCGTGCATCAGGACATTTTTCATGGAAACATGTatgattttgtgtttatttagcaGTGACCATGCTATTGGGTAAGAGAATATCCTGTAGTATCAGTGGGAGGGTTTACAGGGCTGTGTTCTTCGTCCAGACCTCAGTAACAAATTTAAAGACGATGAAGTTAGTTTTTCACCTCGTATGCTGAGGTAAACTTACTGACTTACACATCAGAGCTCCACGGCGTCACAATCGGCAACAACACATCAtgtggagagaagaggaggagccaAATGTAGACAACTGAGGCGAGAGTGAGGTTGAACGGAAGGAGAGTAATTTATTAAGGCTGGAAATGTTGACATACATAAAATGTGAAACCAGGACTGGACTGACTGACTAAACTGgggaaaataaagcaaaaaacaaggaaaactgGAACATGAGACCAGGATGAACTAGACCATGACGTgagagacacaggaaacaggcAACCTGACAGAGGAAAACAGACACAACATAAGCACACAAGGGTCATTAGGGAGAGTGGACCTGACGACACACAGGAAGCAAAGCTAtacacactgaacacaggacgtggcactgtcaaagtaaaacaggaaacactaatTCACACAATATGACACAGGAGACGGGAGGGAAGAACTAGACGAACTTGGAAGACAACGGGAGGAGACGCACATGATGCACTGGGAGAATGTACAGGAGGCACAATACAGACAGAGGACACATGACTTAAGAGACATGCACAGAGGACAGACTTACACAGGAAACGGGGATGAAGCGATAAACTCAAACCTAACTAAGACATACTGACAGCAAACACTAGAACTTTACTCCAACACAGCAAAAGAGGAACCAAGATACAGAAATACTGCAGATGCTGTCAGTCTGCAGCTCAGAAGGCATGCTCAGTGGTGACATCAGCAGTgacatcatcaccatcttcagCCAGTCCCTGACCTCCTCCATCACACTGGCTCATCTCCATGGAGACGGCCGGTTTGTTCGGTGTCTTCCTGCTCAGCACATGGACAGCAGCAGACCAGTGGAGATGCAGTACGGACAGAAGACCACTAGATGGCAGACGAGTCTGAGCACAGACTcacagggaggaggagctgaaaGAGGAGGACACAGAGAGGGGAGTCAGGAGGAGGACACAGAGGAGGTCAGGGTAGCctgttttgtctgattttaagTCGTCTGTGCTCTGAGGATGTTGAGTGATGCTCAGTCATGTTGGAGGATCTGAGCTGAACCGTCTTCACCAAACTTTCAGAagtctccttttttcttccacCCTCAGGAGGTGGAAGTGTCCTCCTGCAGACAAGAAGTTTCCTTCCAGCCTCCTTAGACGTGTTAGCTAACCCTGAGTCTGATTTAGTTTTATAACTTCCTGTCGTCTGCAGTCCTCTGTGCTTGTTTCTCATGTTTGTAGCTGGTCTCAGAACCTCATACTGCAGTTTCAGACCCTGCTGCTAGAAACACATGACTCATCATCATGGACAAATTTGCAGCCTGTGACTCTTGAAGATCCCACAAACTGCTGCAAAAAGTCCAGGctcaagaaaaagaagagcgGCTGTGACTCCAGAAGCTGATGGAGCCTTTTAATGTGTTCAGAATCAGAACCAACATCCCAGTCAGACCCTGAACAAAGGAGCAGACCAGCTTTGTGCCATAACACACATCGTTTTCTCTAAAAAGGTCTCTCAGAAGTTCAGAATGACGTGGTGTCAAAAAGTCACAAAGTTTAAAAGTTGTTCAAACAGcagtgaaacattaaaaacagcagctctTACTGTTAGCATGAAAACCTGAACAGAGAAGCTGAAGCTTTATTTATCAGCTGTCAACATTAAGTCAGataaaggagagaagaagaagaagaggctgACCGAGGATTGTTAGACATGATGATGGAGCAGCCACCACAGAGCACCTACATCACCTCAGAGTACCTGTTACCTTCAACTCACCTGTAGAAACAGTCagtgcagacagcagcagcacacacacacctgcaacaGGACAGAGGTCACTAAAGGTCaccaaaggtcagaggtcatgatGAGGACAGACAGGTGTAGGAACATCAGCTCACCTGCAGCAGTCAGCAGAAACAGGCCTGAAACTGAAGAACGCACTGATCAGAGATCAAATGGTCACATGACCAAAGAGAAGCATTCAGCCTGCAGTGATTGGCTGTTCCCACACATCAATAACCCACAGCGCCCTCCAGTGGTGGAAACACAGATAATACATGTGGAGGAACATGAAGGAGACTCACAGCAGAGGCAGACGCTCCGTCTCAGACAGCCGTCACCTCCACAGCTCCACAGCTCTGCTCCCCGACCTCCTGCATCACACAGAGCACCATCAGCACAGGAGGAGTAATGGTGCACATCGAACTCATGTGATGGTTCGTGCTGACAGCGTGATGGTGTTTGTCAGACAGTAGGAAGTGCTGTGAACTTGTTGTTCCTGCAGACACATGAGTGGAAGGAAACCTGGGACCAGCTGAATGTGTGATGTGTAAACACAACTCCTCTGTTTTCAGACGCACAAACATTGTTGTTCCAACTCGTCCTGCAGCAGGTTTTAAAAGAGTTGACGGGAGCGCGGCTGCTCTCGTCAGCTTTAAGCGATAAAGGAACAGGACTTTTACTTCTGTGCAGGTTTATCACCTTTTAGTTTACTGCAGAGGAACAGGACTCCACCCAGAACCAGAACCAGGAGAACCATGGAGACCACACCTGCTACAACTGGGAccaggagagagggaggaggaggaggacaggtGGATGCTGGGAGAGGAGGATAAGTAAGAGGAGGAGCAAAGTTTGAGGAGGTTCTTGGAGAAGGACAGTGAGGAGGGGGAGGACAGTGAGGAGGGGGAGGATGGATGATTTTGGGAGGATCTGGAGGagagatgatgaagatggttcaGTCAGTTTATTATCAGGTCACATTGTTACAtcattttttaaacaggaagtgatgtcagtgttctgacctctgaccctcagAGAGCTCTGAGGAGACTTTCTACCCTGTTCAGTAGAACAGTAGAGACCTTCATCAGCCTGCATGATGTTAGTGATGATGTGCTCTCGTTCAAGACCATGGCGACTTCCTTTGGTGAAGAAATAAGCTGCGACTGTGGCACCAGTCCTCTGTCTGCAGCGcagaatgacatcacttcctgtcctcACAGGAAGTGCAGGGATCTCCAGGATGACATCTTTATCTGACCATCAGAGACAAACAGAGTTAATGAGAGCAGa is part of the Maylandia zebra isolate NMK-2024a linkage group LG3, Mzebra_GT3a, whole genome shotgun sequence genome and encodes:
- the LOC112432089 gene encoding uncharacterized protein LOC112432089 codes for the protein MTGLPQRQQVDEGRGGRRRAPRQPPVRVSGELNFRGSDEAEGVSLLRLMFSRHPDTMKTPCVSLLLGVCVLLLSAPTVSEVSLSVSPNLQQVFRGSSSVSLSCVDDGQTADGWTVKRTRGGPTEDCGAAVLGFGRLLGSYCVVDLSAPSETFWCEDSSGQQSDNVSLSVQSNTTDKDVILEIPALPVRTGSDVILRCRQRTGATVAAYFFTKGSRHGLEREHIITNIMQADEGLYCSTEQGRKSPQSSLRVRDPPKIIHPPPPHCPPPPHCPSPRTSSNFAPPLTYPPLPASTCPPPPPSLLVPVVAGVVSMVLLVLVLGGVLFLCSKLKGGRGAELWSCGGDGCLRRSVCLCFSGLFLLTAAGVCVLLLSALTVSTAPPPCESVLRLVCHLVVFCPYCISTGLLLSMC